A window of Castanea sativa cultivar Marrone di Chiusa Pesio chromosome 1, ASM4071231v1 contains these coding sequences:
- the LOC142615032 gene encoding uncharacterized protein LOC142615032, which yields MDYRYESSETLRNKCVACFKQFNKMEHLVEHMRTSYHSVHEPICGICKKHCRSFESLREHLIGPLPKQECKNIFNIRGCRLCLTILDSPNARWIHQERCQFSSINAGLLARFANLGIRDNLTVDNGGTRGPQVVALACKMVGGGSDGSLDLCARVCLIDESENIIFHTYVKPPIPVTNYRYETTGIRPEYFRDAMPLRQVQRKIQDFLCNGEPMWKIRPKGGKARILVGHGLDHDLDRLQIEYPAIMMRDTAKYPPLMKTSKLSNSLKYLTQAYLGQVPLISILLTLFLLCQLSNMDILSIVMLALLYMYIYRYDIQTGIQDPYEDCVATLRLYMRMRSQVHKIEDYPLASDPQNRNNFASWRQNELERMAPEQLLEISRSDYYCWCLDSRDM from the exons ATGGACTACAGATACGAGTCATCAGAAACTCTCAG GAACAAGTGTGTAGCATGCTTCAAACAATTCAACAAAATGGAGCACCTAGTGGAGCACATGAGGACCTCGTATCATTCAGTTCATGAACCTATCTGTGGAATTTGTAAGAAACATTGCAGATCATTTGAATCTCTGAGAGAACATCTTATAG GGCCATTGCCAAAACAagaatgcaaaaatattttcaacatcCGAGGATGCAGATTATGCTTAACTATCCTTGATAGCCCTAATGCTCGCTGGATTCACCAAGAAAGATGCCAATTCTCGAGCATAAATGCT GGCCTACTTGCTCGCTTTGCAAACTTGGGCATTCGCGACAATTTGACTGTTGATAATGGTGGAACAAGAGGGCCACAAGTAGTTGCACTGGCTTGCAAAATGGTTGGTGGTGGCAGCGATGGCTCCCTTGATCTTTGTGCAAGGGTCTGCCTGATTGATGAATCTGAAAACATCATTTTCCATACTTATGTCAAGCCACCAATTCCTGTCACGAACTATAG GTATGAAACAACAGGCATTCGACCAGAATACTTTAGGGATGCAATGCCACTTAGGCAAGTGCAGAGGAAGATTCAAGACTTCCTTTGCAATGGAGAACCAATGTGGAAAATTCGACCTAAAGGTGGAAAAGCCAGGATTCTTGTGGGTCATGGTTTGGATCATGACCTTGACCGTTTGCAGATTGAATATCCAGCAATTATGATGAG GGATACTGCTAAATACCCTCCATTGATGAAAACAAGCAAGCTCAGCAACTCACTGAAGTATCTAACACAAGCATATCTTGGGCAAGTACCTCTAATATCAATTTTGttaaccctttttcttttgtgtcaATTATCAAATATGGACATTTTGAGTATAGTGATGTTAGCtctattatatatgtatatatacaggTATGACATTCAAACTGGCATACAAGACCCTTATGAGGATTGTGTGGCAACACTGAGGCTTTACATGAGAATGAGATCCCAAGTTCATAAAATAGAGGACTATCCACTGGCTTCTGACCCACAGAACCGAAATAACTTTGCATCGTGGAGGCAAAATGAGCTTGAAAGGATGGCCCCAGAGCAATTGTTGGAAATCTCAAGGTCAGATTACTACTGTTGGTGCTTGGACTCAAGGGATATGTAG